A stretch of DNA from Besnoitia besnoiti strain Bb-Ger1 chromosome II, whole genome shotgun sequence:
AAGGGACCAAAATACGGGGAGTCGACTTGACCCGTTCCATTGCTGTCAAGTCTGAGTCTCAGCAGACCGAGCTGTTCGGCCTCGTGTGGGCAGACTTGAAGGCTGAACAGGAGGCAGCGGATTTGGCGCAGGTGCCTGGgggagaggctgcgccaTCCGCCGGAGATGGTAAAGATCCAAGCACCAATGATATCGAAGCGATCAAAATGTCCCAGGAAATGGACAGAGACCACACTGCAGTGGAGGAGGCACCAGGGACTCCTGGGTCGCAGACGCTCTCAGAGGTTCGCGCAAAAATGTATCGAAATTTGAGGGCAAACAGCGAAAAAGACCTTCGCCGGAAGCTGAAGCGTGGAATCAAGCGCACTTGGAAGAATCGGCGATGGAAGGGGCTCAATCGGATTCTGCTTTCCTCGCTCCGCCTGATACTAGAATACGCCAATCTAGGAGTGAAAAGTGTTCTGGCTCTCTTCGGGTCTGCGTGGTTGTGGATACTGGTAAGCACTGCGCCTCGTGCGCCTGGTGTCAGAATGAGTTTGCTATCATGTCAGAAGCGTGGCCATTCATCAGTACTCCTGCGCGAACATGTCGAGTCAAGCCCCGCCTTCGATGGACCCGCTTCTAGCGCTCAGTTTGGCGGTTAGCCCGCAGACTGAACTTCCTGTCGCCTGCAACCGCTGCGCCCTGTGTAGTTTCAAAATAGGCAAATCTTGCACGCGTCGACGAGAGTATTCCACCTGTGCCTGCCGCAGACTATGCTGACGTTGTTGCAGGATCACGCCCTACAGAAACCAATAAGACAACTGCGCTTGTTCAAGCTGTTCGGCAGGGTCTCCGGCTTAGGAGAGACAATTTACTATTTTATGCAGTGGTGGATGATGAAAGCCCGGCACTATGTAGAGTTCACAGATACAATTCGGgaccttctcgccttcgtccttgAACACAGCGCGACAGTCAGCGTGATTGTCCAAGGTGGCTTATCAATGCTAGGCGGGGCAGAGGGAATGATTTTCTTTTGCCTGTTTTTGTGGAAGCTGACGAAACCGCTTTGGAAACTGTATCTCACCGATGCAGCGCTGAAGACGTCAGCCATTCACGAAAAAGCAGTCACGGAGTTTATGCTGTCTCAAAAGGATTACTACAATTTCCTCTTCGGCACACGAGCTCTCATCGGCGATGAAACGTACGTTGCGTAGGCCCTGCCACCTCACTCTCGCGCGCGTATGGGCAAGCACAAAGCAGCTCCTGCGTATCCTGCTTTCCTGAGCCTGTTTTCCTGCTGGGGAATTAGGGAAGAGAGGTATTTCAACGCTTTGCCGATCGCCTTGCACGGATCCCGCGATGTTGGTGTCGCCGCCCAGCCGGCTACACCGGCTTTGCGCTCTAACAGGCCGTCAGAAGAAACAACTCCCCTAGTGAAGATTCGCGAATACCACTAGGAGCTCAAGTGTGTTTGCCTTGGACGGTGTCGAGGATGTCGCTAATGCGTGCTGTCTGTTGCTGCATTTATTGTGTTTGCGTGATGCTGCAGGCATAAACCGGCTCTCGAGTTGCATCTGCCGCAGCATCAGACCACAGAGCTCATTTTTGTAAGAACATACCCGAATCCTCAGCAAACCACCGTTTTCTCGCATGTGACCCTCCGCATTGGATATCAACACGTATAACTGTCACCTCACCTTACTAGAAGTGGCACCTGCAACGACCGCGGCGTGTGACGAAACGCGAAATGAATTTGTTTCTCGCTTGACTGCAGCTAATGGCTTACCTCCAGCGTTACAAGTTTCCTCAAGCGGCAGACAGAGTGGGCTTGCTGGAAGGCGGTGACCCCATGCAGCAGTACCTCGCATACGAACGTGTGACACGCCTGAAGGAGCTTGTGTCCCAGATACCACCAGACTCTCGGGATCAGTTCCTGGGTCTGTTCTCGGATCTCAAACGATGGGACATGACCACGACTTCTAACTCGCTGCACGCCCTCGTTGTCAACCATATCCAGCACTGTGCAATTTTCTGTGAGTCACGATTGTTCTTGACCATCTTGCGTGACACTGCCAGATCCAGTAGCAGCCCCGCACTGAAGTCACCGCACATAGTGAGGACACGCAGTACCGGACAAACGGCGAACTGTTACTATGCAGGTGTGACAGTTTTGCGGTTCTCCGCGACTACGTCACGAGAGGAGACGTATTGGCCGTAGCGATGCGTGTCCAATGGATACGTGGTGCACACAGCCGATCGTACGCAGCCCTCTGAAAAACTGCAGTCGCCATGCGGCCAATTTTTTTTGCGAGGTTCACTCTTGCGTAGAGTGATCAATCTACGCATATACCCTAAAGCGTGAACTGTTCCGTCATGCTCTGTTGTCCCTGCAGATGGAAGAAAAGAACTGGCAGTCTTGATAAGGAACAGTATTGTGGCGTCTCAGATACGATACCGCAATGCAGACTCGCCTGACCATTGGATTCGCTTCAGTGCTGGCGAAAGGGAATCTCTTGCAAAAGCTGCCTCATTCATTGTGTCTCACGACCGTACGTGTAAACGCAAGAACGGCTCCTGGCGGCGATCCCTGACGTCGACCACCGTCCCGCGCCGGTATCCGCTAAAGACTCAAGGATAGTCAGAGCCTAATATTCGACACCGCAAAGCGATCACAGCGCTCTTCTGTTTTCCCATGCGCCAGCAAGACGTGTAACATATTATGAGCACGCATACGGGACATGCGCTTCCCGCATTATTCGTGCTGCTGAGGCATCCGGTTACCATCACGAAAGTGGATGCGTTTAGTGATACCGGTCGCTGCCATTCCAGCAAATGTTACATGAAGCATGGACGCACCCTGCAGCAGTGTGAGCAATAGTAacctgctgcagacgagaCTAACTGAGGCACGGCCCGTGTTCATACCTTGCACAAGTTCATAGAAGCCTCGTCGCTGTTCCGTCTCCGGATACCGTGCGTTGTTCGTGTTTGTTTCCAGCAAGGGTTGTGGCGAATCCAGCCCTCCTCCAACGCCGAATCCAAGCCTACCTTACACCTTCCAAAAAAGCAAGGATTAACCACGCACAACTCACGTGGCTTGCGAATACCATTATAACCTGCGCGTACAAAGTCATTGAAAAGGAACTACTTTGTAAGCGTAACTCCATTTTGACAGGAGGGGCAGCCTGGCGGAGCTCGGATACCGTAGTGTCAGACAAGCAATATAGACGTCTGGGGAAACGGCTGAATACTCTATCTAGAcccagcgagagaaaagtgACCAATCATGCGATCTAGCACCACTACCTGTCTCTGTGCACCGCTCGCCGACAGCGACTAGCAGCGACTCCTGGACGTCACTCTGATGCACATCTTCAAACGTGGGATTGCCGTGTGTCTGTTGCAGTCACCTTGGACGGCGAGCACGAGTATGCCTTGGACAGAACTACCATTCGGGTCAACAACCTCCCATTTGTCCTCTTCGGTGACTCAAGGAATTTGAGTGCGCTCCTGCAGAAACACTTCACCTTCTTTCCCGTCGGTATGTCAGACCTCCATTCTTCCCCGCTCGGCAGGCACCGGCGCCGAGCACTCTCTGCGGACGGAGGAATACTGAAAGAGTTTGGAATGATGACCTTGAGACGGCTCGCGGGGAGGGCAGGACGGGCTCGACACGCCACCAACGTGCGGATCAATTGCCCGACTCAGACGCCGGATGTGGAAATCAACGCCGCACTGAGTTACGCAAAGTTGAGATTTCCGACATCTGAGGCCGGTCAAGATTCGCCGGCCGCATCGTCAGAACCGGTTTCTGAGCACAGCCTAAGAGAAGTTCCTTCAAAGGAGAGTTCCCCGGATGCACTGCGCCAGATGTGCGCGGAATCTGCAACACGCCTGTTCCTGAACCAGCAGACAACAGCGGGCTTCAGACAAATGGTTCGCAAAGAAATATTCGGCGTGCCTGAATCAGTGTGCGCTCCAATCAACTCTCCCGGTACGCCCCGCGCAGATTCCGCCGCAACTGCTATTGGTTCGCCGTATTTGTACTACGTGTATCTTCTCTAGGTGCAGGCCTGTGCTGATCCTTCGCAAGCAGCAATTGTCCGCGGGGCGCCCCAGATCTGAGATGgaggcgccagcagcagcacgacGAATGCTCACCGTCGTTACATGAGATGTAATGGAAGCACATCGCATGCAGTGTAGGGTGTGTGCGCGTGACGAAGGTTCACCGTCGCCACACGAGATGCGTTGGAAGAAGCATTTTGCAACCGCGTATGAGGCTGGGCGAAGCACCTTCCTGTCTTCGTTGCTGTCTCGCGGGCAACTGCCGTCGTTATCTTCGAGGCAGCTAACGGCTGTCTCGACCAAAGGCATGCAGCACCGGCAGGCGAACCGGACGTCTAATTTAGCTCTGCTCATGATACTTGCGCCTGTACTGCGTTGCAGGATTCGTCGCTCTAAGCCGACTCGTTGACGAGTTTGTCAATGGAGGCGTGACGGAGGAGCAGTTTCCCAAAGCTCTCCAAGCAGGCGTCGACCTCCTCATCAACGAGCATCcctcgctgctcgctgcgtccgcggTCCTGCATCGTGAGAGTGTCCAAAAAGAAAGCGTCAGtccagaaggcgcagaagcagcggcgcgctcgaACGTGCTGCCGAGTCAGCGGGAACGAGGGACAGCTGGTTCGCACACTGACTCTGCTGGCTCGTCGCGGAGAGGTGCGGACAGATTCGCGGGCCCTGCAAGGTCCAGAAGCGCATCACTACTTGAGTCAGCTGGTTCACTCAGCTCAGATCAGGGGGGCGTAGGCAGGGAAGAGGGGGACAAGGGGGAGGGCTTATCGATCACAAGGAGGGATTCCACCGACTCGCGGATAGACGCTCGAGCACCAGCTGAAACATCGACTGATTTCGAAGACGATGTGCTCCGAGAGGTCGACCTTGAGCATCTTCTGGAGCTGAAACAGCATGTGGCGAGCATTGCCCAACTGAACAGCTTCACTCGGACAGTGAGAGCGCAAGGTAAGGTCGCCAAACCTTCAGTCCATTGACTCATCGGCAGACTAGTCAGACAGAGAGCGTGCACACGTGGACAGTAAAGGTGTGAAGGGAGGTACTCAGATTCGGATATGCATACGCCGTGGTCGTCGAAGCGGGCGTAGGTTCCTCTGTATCTGACCCAACTAACTCAGGATGCCAACGCCTCATGAGACgtgagaaggcgccggcgagtaTTTTCGTGGGTCCGCTGGCTGCGACGGCATTATGCACTGAACCGGAGAATGAGAGAATTCCATGAGGGCTTGACGTGACGGTTCGGCCAGTGCTTGTACAGGGGCGATCGGCGCCCGTCGACACGGGGTGAACTAACACGCCGGTGTTCTGTCTGTTGTTTGTGTCAGCTTTTGAAAACCTCCTGTTTCAGTACGTTCAAGAGCTCCTGCCTTTTTATTTACGGAACGTCGCCGTTCGCAGCCGGTCATCCCGCCACTTTACCGCCATTTTGGCgatcgcccgcgtcgcgttTCGCTGTAAGACCTCTGGGCTCGTCGGAATGCAACTAGAGGACTGCGCCTCTGAAAGAAAGCAAATTGGGTTACAAGCGTTGGTGGAGTGACGGAGGGTCGCTAGTCATGTGCTGAGAGAACAAGAGTTGCATTGGGACAGTCAAGGGAGCGCTGTACTCGCCATAACGTTCGGTGTACCGGCAGTGAGGTATCGCCGCAAGCGGCACTGCGTCCAAGATAAAAGTGACGCTTGTGAATCCTGGGGCTTTGTGGGTACACCATGGCAAAACAATACAGCGTTGGCAGTGATGACCTAGGGTGACGCGGCGAACCGGCACACTGCTGCACTCGCATCGAGTTGCGAATGTCGGTGCTTGTCATCCTCAGACGAACCTCTGCGGCTGGTTGAGCATATACGCGACCGGGTGCTGAGCGTCCACATACGGGAATACATGGCCGATGAAGCAGAGCTGGAAGAGACTGCGCAAAAGCTCAAGAGCACTCCGAACCAGCCAGACGGTGACCTCCCGTCGGGTGCAGCGGATCCCGCTGAGAGACGAGACGCCCGGGAGTTTATTCTGGCTCTCGTTGTCCAGGTTTTTTCGGAGAATCTTGCAGACATTATGCATGGTAGGTGGTTGAGTCGCAGAGAGCGTCGAGGTCTTCAGCCTTCAAACTTGTTGTGGCATCGAGATCATTATCAAGCGCATAGAGGGGGAGCGGAGGGGAAGCAAGCGGCGCTTCATTGTGTGAGGAGTGCGAGGGACTGCAGAACCCTTCGAGCCAGCTTGACGCAGAGAACCTGACTTCTGTTGGCAGACCTGTCTGAACTTGGGCCGTGTGGGTGCTTCCTGCTGTGGCAGGCACATCTGAGGACGGCCAACCGGGAAGGACATCCATGatgtcggcggcgcggccggtGTGGGCTGCGTTGGTGCATTCCGATGCGGTGGGAATTGACAGTGAGTCCGGGAACAAGACAACAAACAGAGATACATGGGCACATACCCGACATGCTCTAATTCGCCAGTTCTGCCCAGCGGCGAACAAATGGTCGCCGCTGCCAGATTACCGCAGATATTGTATGCTAGAGCGTGCAGACGAACGGCCACATTTGGAACGACAGATTCCTATAGTGATGGCACATACTGGTAGACGGCGGACGGCGGAAGAGTAGCAATAGCGATGCTTTTGCCGATTCGACTTCATTCAGTTGCTCTGCCGCTTGTGGGTGTGCTGCATCTTTACAGAGTTCCTTCACGAGAGCGAACTATCGCGCAAACCAGGTACGTTTTGGGCAGATGTCTGCCGCGACAGGGGCCGCCGAACCTGCGCTGGAGCTGCCGCCAGTTTCAgctgcgccgtctctctgATGTTGCAGTCTTTCCAAATGCTTATGCTGTGCTTCGTCGGTTCTTCAGATGCCTTCATGAGCGGAAGATCGTTTGGGCAAATTGAAGGTATAGTGAGGGCtgagctcctccgcgcgcacgGCGCCGTACTCAGAGCAATAACCAAAATAAAACGAACTCGAGGCCGAAGAACCGAAGGGCCACGGAAATTGCCCGACGTCATGACTGCGCATTTGAGGCGGAGATTTGGCGCCCAGCGAGGCAAAAATGAGACGAGTGGGGTCGTCACTCGCAACATAACCGAGAAGATCGAAGAAAAGATTGAAGAATTCATTGCGCTGAGGGTTGCCCCGAACCAGGGTGAGGCCTCACAAATGGGACAGAAGACGTTACAACGGGGCGTACATGCGCAACAGAGCAAATCGGGCAGTCGCATGTTTTCCTTCGAGGAGACCATTGAATTCCTCGAAGAGGCGGTGAAAATTGTGCGCAAAGCATCGCAAGCCAATACCGCCAAAATTGTCAGAGCACTCCGGTGGGCGTACTGGAAGGAAGGTGAGGTTAGGGATATGGCTGCCACCCCTGTTAGCCAGACAGTGAATTCCGCAGGCACCAGCTTGGGAGTGCCCGAGTCGACCCTGTTTGCCTTGTTGGTCTCAGCGATACGGGAGTCGTGATGAGGCCCGTAAATTGGCGCTGAACCGGCACAGGGAGGGTGGGCTGACAAGGGGAATGGGCGGTTTGACGGCGAGCACGTTGGAGTGTCATCTAATGCTTCACAAAGCACAGTGCGCACATCATCCGGGATGACGCAGTCGCCTGCAGAGCATTTGCATATTTACGACCTTGCTGCACTGCCGACTTGGTGGCGGGCGGCGTTCTCTGTGATGATCCAGACAACTTCAGCTGCTTGGACCGGTCTCTAGCGAGAACCCATCAGCTAGTGGCCGACTTGACCGCGGCGTTCGCTGCCATCCTCGCTTCAAAAATGTGAGTGGAGACACCGAGTGTGCCGCATCGTGGCTGCATCAGCTTGGCGACGGTGCGAGACAGCTCAGTCTCGCCGGTCTAGATCGAGTTTTTGTGCTCAGCTACGAGCTTTGCGGTGTCCTTGGGCGTCAATTGCGTGTGGTGATTAGCGACATTCGGTTTCGTGTTTGCCTGTGCATGTCTTCTCCGAGTATCTGAGGTAGGTTACAGTGTGATTCGGGATTTGCATGCGTCGCCTTGCCTATTCTCGTTGTTTCTGCAGTCGCGCTTggacggaggcagcgaaTGTTTGACGCACAAACTGTCGCCTTCAGCTCTCCCTTCACAGGGAGTGGATGCCTGCGGATAGGTGTACGCTTCGCGAATTTGTACTGGGAGTTTTGTTCCGTGTTTGCTTTCTGCTGCTCAGTCCGGTGTTCACAAAATTTTGGGCACGCGTGCGCTCAAAGGCAGGCCTTGTTCCCAGACGGGAAAAGCTTCGAGCACAGAAGCTCGCGGAGGACATAGCCAGCCGCCTCGAGACTTGGTATCAGGTGGGACTCGACGGCTCATTCGCGACTATCGACCTTCGATACAGCTACAAGGAAGTCAAgtcgcgccgacgacggTCGCACTCGCAGTTGCCGTCTCACCCAGCTAAAGAGATTGCGAAGACCGCGAAGGCTGTAGAGCCATTCAGCGTGTCGTCGGATTCTAGCGCGCAAAGCACGCGTGTTAGAACTGGGACCTCGCTAGACGTGGGCGAGGACTCCCGACAAACTGTCTGATGTCAAGAGGGTCGCGCGGCCAGCGCCCGCTGTGCCGATGGCTGTCCTGCTGGGGTCGAGAGGAGGGCTGAAATTTTTAGTAGGCCGTTGATGACTGCGAGTGCGGAGGACCGGTGTTCCAGTCGAAAGAGACAGTGTGTGCGCGTTGCGAGACGCACAACTTCACTGATTGGCTCTATCAGTTTCCCGAGTGTCTCTGAACCGCTTGAATGCCGTTTAACTTTCTTACCTTTCGAGGGTGTGGGTCTCCCTCGAGCCCGGAGGCAGGACTAGAGGAGATGTGCACTGAGCAGCTCGATCCACAAACGTGTTGGACCGCCTCGCGAGGTTCGGTGATGCGTCGGACCGTCAACCCCCACAGTGCACCTCACACCCCGTGCCTGCGCCAGGAGAGCCGTCCGGGGCGACATCTGGCCCTTCGCATCCGTTCCTTCGAAGCatcctctctgcagcggtgATGCAGTTCTATCACTCAACCACGCGTTAGAACTGTCACACCGAACGGGTACGCAGCAGTTCGCCACGCGCGTCCCAacggccgcgcctgcagataGATCGCTGTGTgcccaggcggcggcgcgactggTTGTGCGTTTCTGCGGTAGCTCCGCCCGCGCACGCGATGGGCGACATCAGAAATATCTCAGaaatgtatgtatgtatgtatgtatgtacgccACAGATGCGTCTTTTTCCATTGGCCTGAGGCATTGCCGACAACTACAGCTATTGCCAGCGCTCGACCGTCGTCTTCCCCCGCCGGAAGCCACACTTGCCTCAAGGGTCAAGCCATGCCCCCGtacgccgccggcggacggGGTGTGCGTCGGTTTGCATCGAGGCAGCTTGTGCTGAATGTCGTTTTCCGCCGCTCTTCAGATTTGACTCGAGAAAGCTTAAGGCTCCAACAGCCTCGGACGCTCGCGTGTGCTGTTAGTTACGAGGCGTGCGGCCGTCTCTGTGtacgaggcgcgcaggagcaAAACACCGATTGACATTAAGATGCAACACGGACAACATCGTGCGTAAGATTTTCAACAAACGACAGATACACGCGAGGCACCCCcgggcttccgccgccgacaAGAGGAGTGAACAGCCAAAATCTCTGTAACGCGCAACGCTCGCTCACACTCGAGAGCCTGGCGTGAGACTGCGAAAACTCGTCCCGCTGCTCAACTAGCGCATATACTGGAGCGAAGCAGAACGGGTGTCGCGGATCGCGCTCTGGAATTTCATAAATCTGTATCTCTCCACATATCCATTTCTCGACACACCAAAGCGCTGCCTAGAAGGCGCCAACCGGCCAGGCGCCGGCTAGTGGCGGCGAGGTGGCGGCGCATCCGCTCTGCTTCTTTGCCGCCGCCTGTATTCGTGGGGCGCCTCCCTCACGCTTTCTGGCACACTCCACACACCCACAGCGCGTTGCTGGGCCTTGTGCTCGAGCGCGAGAAGTTCCTTCTCACGTTCATCGAACttggctccgccgcgcgtgtaCGCGACAGCCAGTCCTTCCCGGAGCAAAACATCGCCGATGTCTTCCGTGTTTTTGCTGTTGAGGACTTGCTCGACGAAAAGCGCACGCGCGACTCGTCGCTCGTCGGCTCCAGCCCTCGCAACGAGTTTCTGCGCCTCAGACTTCGCCGCCCCAGGCGCCaggcccgcgacgcgcggcgctcccgcggagcgactccgccgcttgaccgccgcggcctggcCGGCCAGCCGCCTCGTGTCTGCGCCAGGGTCGGTGTCTCGTGGGGCCCCTGTGTcgcgctctgctgccgcgtgcgcgtcgcgtcctcccgccgcctcctctgcagtcTGGAGGGGGCCTTTGGGCTCTGTTGTGGCATTGCGCACGGCCTCGACGaacgcgccctcgcgggtgacgcggaagacgcgcgcgagggttCGCCCGTACCGATCCAAGCCCAAGTGCTTCACAAGCACCACTCTCCCGAGGGCCTCAGCAGccaggcgagcagcggcggcgacgccgaagggCTGTCCGCCGGCGTCAATGTCGACGCGGTCGCCtggagggagaggggggcgGCCTTCGGTTTCGCAAGCGGATCCTCTCGCTGGCCTCGCTTGGCGGTTtccggcgcgtcgaggcccgcgagacgAATGGAAAGagtgcagcgcgagcgcggcctgcagcggccgcgccacgGAGTCTGCTCGTACGGCGGCAACAGCGCGatcgcgcgccgagagagctccgcgtccgcagagGCAAACAGCAGCGCGGGGGTCGACAACAGGACGGCGAGGgggagcgcgaagacgccaGAAGGCAGGTCGaggggcgcggacgccgcaggtcgcgcagcagaaggcgcgtcCGTCCTCTGTGCAAAAACGTCGCTGCTTCCCAGATGCTTCTCCAAGTCTGCTGCGCTCGAGATCTCTGCACAACCAAGCGTGTCACCGTCGGCCACACTGATGGCCAGACACACAAAAAACTCGcctgccttcctctgcgcgtgtCCCCCCCGTGCA
This window harbors:
- a CDS encoding hypothetical protein (encoded by transcript BESB_040970), with the translated sequence MREANDVTDPAVDHHASHLQESSSRHAASRRRSYLATTRKFVPGRFVVNGFVKSTFMSPVFTERSHVVGERSLRDKPGVFGPESEPLKTDSRDGPVASSTAAATQVIPQQASNDAEALKVRAPSQASLSSVPVHDVVPPFTPLHLVVTSSVDSRTALGKSSLPPPIHQTIASPVPSPVTTLSETLRDPDKTEKMLDKFVHDLKDVVAVQAQTLRASAGDLLSQSEEAQHATSLQQVCTQLQPRNSKPKPQMKSKLGRSFHRLGRAFSSVRTRVVVAKTKIMKWLKSQKTVTGKGTRQPSKAYMFLRRIAIRAWDRTKNFGKRVIAQIVRMLPLFLFLVNAVVLGMSISSVVVAPNPLSVVALIFSVSNILSFAFSEGTKIRGVDLTRSIAVKSESQQTELFGLVWADLKAEQEAADLAQVPGGEAAPSAGDGKDPSTNDIEAIKMSQEMDRDHTAVEEAPGTPGSQTLSEVRAKMYRNLRANSEKDLRRKLKRGIKRTWKNRRWKGLNRILLSSLRLILEYANLGVKSVLALFGSAWLWILDHALQKPIRQLRLFKLFGRVSGLGETIYYFMQWWMMKARHYVEFTDTIRDLLAFVLEHSATVSVIVQGGLSMLGGAEGMIFFCLFLWKLTKPLWKLYLTDAALKTSAIHEKAVTEFMLSQKDYYNFLFGTRALIGDETHKPALELHLPQHQTTELIFLMAYLQRYKFPQAADRVGLLEGGDPMQQYLAYERVTRLKELVSQIPPDSRDQFLGLFSDLKRWDMTTTSNSLHALVVNHIQHCAIFYGRKELAVLIRNSIVASQIRYRNADSPDHWIRFSAGERESLAKAASFIVSHDPRVVANPALLQRRIQAYLTPSKKARINHAQLTWLANTIITCAYKVIEKELLFTLDGEHEYALDRTTIRVNNLPFVLFGDSRNLSALLQKHFTFFPVGMSDLHSSPLGRHRRRALSADGGILKEFGMMTLRRLAGRAGRARHATNVRINCPTQTPDVEINAALSYAKLRFPTSEAGQDSPAASSEPVSEHSLREVPSKESSPDALRQMCAESATRLFLNQQTTAGFRQMVRKEIFGVPESVCAPINSPGFVALSRLVDEFVNGGVTEEQFPKALQAGVDLLINEHPSLLAASAVLHRESVQKESVSPEGAEAAARSNVLPSQRERGTAGSHTDSAGSSRRGADRFAGPARSRSASLLESAGSLSSDQGGVGREEGDKGEGLSITRRDSTDSRIDARAPAETSTDFEDDVLREVDLEHLLELKQHVASIAQLNSFTRTVRAQAFENLLFQYVQELLPFYLRNVAVRSRSSRHFTAILAIARVAFRYEPLRLVEHIRDRVLSVHIREYMADEAELEETAQKLKSTPNQPDGDLPSGAADPAERRDAREFILALVVQVFSENLADIMHGTSEDGQPGRTSMMSAARPVWAALVHSDAVGIDKFLHESELSRKPDAFMSGRSFGQIEGIVRAELLRAHGAVLRAITKIKRTRGRRTEGPRKLPDVMTAHLRRRFGAQRGKNETSGVVTRNITEKIEEKIEEFIALRVAPNQGEASQMGQKTLQRGVHAQQSKSGSRMFSFEETIEFLEEAVKIVRKASQANTAKIVRALRWAYWKEGERYGSRDEARKLALNRHREGGLTRGMGGLTASTLECHLMLHKAQQLQLLGPVSSENPSASGRLDRGVRCHPRFKNSGVHKILGTRALKGRPCSQTGKASSTEARGGHSQPPRDLVSGGTRRLIRDYRPSIQLQGSQVAPTTVALAVAVSPS
- a CDS encoding hypothetical protein (encoded by transcript BESB_040980) produces the protein MACEVYVHRKDRCALCKRGWRKQRVSGAAWPSSSSIFLRTGFLVVPLCWLHILLFTCTPEGPVPVLLASVSAPLNFTDTVSPSGGDASDLLNQLQAFPELRLPEGSSDRASGAGCKGDGESASGRCVEDSLFSSAVPPSIQLAYEAELSCFFSPYASSLHAYSAYLPVLRAPRPSSLELLEALLGAARALTVLAPGGDEQSGGDAKRAKSSARGGHAQRKAGEFFVCLAISVADEDGRAFCCATCGVRAPRPAFWRLRAPPRRPVVDPRAAVCLCGRGALSARDRAVAAVRADSVARPLQAALALHSFHSSRGPRRAGNRQARPARGSACETEGRPPLPPGDRVDIDAGGQPFGVAAAARLAAEALGRVVLVKHLGLDRYGRTLARVFRVTREGAFVEAVRNATTEPKGPLQTAEEAAGGRDAHAAAERDTGAPRDTDPGADTRRLAGQAAAVKRRSRSAGAPRVAGLAPGAAKSEAQKLVARAGADERRVARALFVEQVLNSKNTEDIGDVLLREGLAVAYTRGGAKFDEREKELLALEHKAQQRAVGVWSVPESVREAPHEYRRRQRSRADAPPPRRH